Genomic DNA from Methanosarcina sp. MTP4:
AAAGTGTCGCTTTCGATTCCCCACCACTTTTTCCGGTCGATCTGGTCTGAGAAGAGGTAGAGCACTGTATCCAGATCAGGGGAAATGAGGTTTCCCGAGACCCAGAGGTCTTCGGCAGTGTTCACAACAACGGTCAGTTCATCGGGAGGGAGAAATTCCCTGAGCCCGTCAAGGAGTTTAGGAGTTCCGGTGCCGCCTGAAAATATAATCATGATAATTCCCTTATTCCTGTTACCATTTCTGGATTGGTTCAACTTTGGATTCAAAGCTTGATAAATCATGGAGTGAACTTTTGGATTTAATGATCTGCTTTCCGGGTTTCGCCTTCATTTTCGCCCGGGGCAAGAATCGATTGCAAAACCGATTGTACTAGAAATAATAGAAACGGCAATATATAATGACATCTGTCTAAAGAATGATGACGGTCGTCCTTGATCCCGTGCACGGTTATATCGAACTGGACGAGATTGTCCAGGAAATTCTGGCTACCCCCCAGATGCAGCGCCTCAGGAGAGTCAGACAGCTTGGCTATTCCAACCTCGTCTACCCCGGAGCAAACCACACCCGCTTCGAACACTCTCTCGGGGTTATGCACCTTGCCTCCATGCTCATGAAAAACGTCAACACCGTAGACGAGGAGAAGAAGAACGAACTGAGAGCAGCGTCCCTTCTGCACGATGTCGGGCACGGCCCCTTTTCCCATGTGACCGAGAACATCATCGACAAATACACCCGGCGCAGGCACGACGATGTGAGGGAAATCCTCGGGAAAGGAGAAATCAAAGATGTGCTGGACAAATACGGCCTCTCCTCCGGGAACCTCGCAAAACACATCAAAGGAGAGACCTCAATCGGGCAGATCCTGAGCAGCGAGATTGACGTGGACAGGATGGACTACCTGGTCCGGGACGCCCACTATACCGGGGTTGCCTTCGGGGTCGTGGACTACAACCGCCTGATCAACCAGATGCAGTTTTACGAAAACAGGCTTGTCGTGGCCCAGGGAGGGCTGAAAGCCGCAGAGTCCCTGCTGGTCTCCCGCTTCTGGATGAACACTTCCGTTTATTACCATCACGTGACCAGGATCTCGGAAGCCATGTGTTCTACAGCAGTTGAAGATATGATAGAAAACGGGGAACTGGATCCTGCCGGGCTCAGGCAGATGGACGACATTGACCTTGTAGCTGCCATGCGGAAATCCAGGGGACACGGGGGAGAACTTGCAAGAAGGCTGGATTCCCGCCAGCTCTACAAACGCGCACTCTACGCAGGCCTGGACGCGGTTGGAAAAAGCGTGCTCAAACACCGCGGCAAGACCTCCAGGGTGGAAAACGAGATTGCAGAACTAGCAGGCGTGGACCCGAAAGATATCCTGGTTGACATCCCTAAAATGCCGGAGATGCTGGAAATGCGGGCGCTGATAAAGACCGACAGCCGGATGGTCCCCCTGAACGAAGCATCTCATTTCATATCCATCCTGCAGCAAGCCCACATGGACAATTGGAGAATGGGAGTCTACACCCCGAAAGAGCACTGTGAAGCTGTTGGCAAAGCTGCAAGAGAAGTTTTTGACGTCAAAAAGACTATAAAACAGTTCAAACTGAGCGACCTCTAAGAAAGTCCTGAATATAAAACCGAACATGAAGCCGGAGATAAAACCATCCAGGATAAAAACAGGATAGGTCAGACTTTTTTGAAAGATTTATGCAACCAGGTTCTGGAAAGTCGGGTTCTCAGAGCCCTGAAAGTTCAAAACTCAGAAAGAGAAATAGAATAGAAATCTGAAAGCGAAAATCTGA
This window encodes:
- a CDS encoding HD domain-containing protein codes for the protein MTVVLDPVHGYIELDEIVQEILATPQMQRLRRVRQLGYSNLVYPGANHTRFEHSLGVMHLASMLMKNVNTVDEEKKNELRAASLLHDVGHGPFSHVTENIIDKYTRRRHDDVREILGKGEIKDVLDKYGLSSGNLAKHIKGETSIGQILSSEIDVDRMDYLVRDAHYTGVAFGVVDYNRLINQMQFYENRLVVAQGGLKAAESLLVSRFWMNTSVYYHHVTRISEAMCSTAVEDMIENGELDPAGLRQMDDIDLVAAMRKSRGHGGELARRLDSRQLYKRALYAGLDAVGKSVLKHRGKTSRVENEIAELAGVDPKDILVDIPKMPEMLEMRALIKTDSRMVPLNEASHFISILQQAHMDNWRMGVYTPKEHCEAVGKAAREVFDVKKTIKQFKLSDL